A window of Oncorhynchus tshawytscha isolate Ot180627B linkage group LG10, Otsh_v2.0, whole genome shotgun sequence contains these coding sequences:
- the zgc:101765 gene encoding glyoxal reductase, with protein sequence MSDPQPSPSAPTLSIPPIHSSPTPSVLLNTGARMPLLGLGTYRLRGPDEILQAVDAALSTGYRSFDTASVYRNEADLGRALRLLLPEHGLSRADVFITSKLGPKDQGSRAREGALRSLELLDLDYIDLYLIHWPGTQGLEVGDKRNPENRAQSWAVLEELHAQGKLRAIGVSNYTPGHMKELLEGCCVTPAVIQVEFHPRLSQGEMRHLCGEKGVCFQAYSSLGTGSLLQDPLVVQIAQGYGLTTAQVLLRWAVQQGVPVLPKSSHPTRVAENGHVFDFELTAEDMERLGGMDCGQKYCWDPSQVA encoded by the exons ATGTCTGATCCTCAGCCCTCTCCCTCCGCCCCcaccctctccattcctcccatccactcctccCCCACCCCATCTGTTCTGCTCAACACCGGGGCCAGGATGCCTCTCCTGGGTCTGGGTACCTACCGGCTCCGCGGCCCTGATGAGATCCTCCAGGCCGTCGACGCAGCGCTCTCCACCGGCTACCGCTCATTTGACACGGCCTCTGTCTACCGGAACGAGGCTGACCTGGGTCGAGCACTGCGACTCCTCCTACCCGAACACGGCCTCTCCCGAGCAGACGTCTTCATCACCAGCAAGCTGGGCCCCAAGGACCAGGGCTCCAGAGCCAG GGAAGGAGCTCTGAGGAGTCTAGAACTGCTGGATCTAGACTATATAGATCTATACTTGATCCACTGGCCAGGGACCCAGGGTCTGGAGGTGGGAGACAAGAGGAACCCAGAGAATAGAGCTCAGAGCTGGGCAGTGTTAGAGGAGCTCCACGCCCAGGGGAAGCTGAGGGCTATAGGGGTGTCCAACTACACCCCAGGACATATGAAGGAGCTACTGGAGGGGTGTTGTGTCACCCCCGCTGTAAtacag GTAGAGTTCCATCCCCGTCTGTCCCAGGGTGAGATGAGGCATCTGTGTGGGGAGAAGGGTGTCTGTTTCCAGGCTTACTCCTCCCTGGGGACTGGCTCTCTCCTCCAGGACCCTTTAGTGGTCCAGATTGCACAGGGATATGGCCTGACCACTGCACAG GTGCTGCTCAGATGGGCGGTACAGCAGGGTGTCCCCGTCCTACCCAAGTCATCTCACCCCACCAGGGTAGCAGAGAACGGCCACGTGTTTGACTTTGAGCTGACTGCTGAAGATATGGAGAGGCTGGGGGGGATGGACTGTGGACAGAAATACTGTTGGGACCCTTCACAGGTAGCCTGA